In Novosphingobium sp. RL4, the sequence CGGATCGATGGCGACTTGCGCGCAGATCGCTTCGTGAACGAGTTCCAGACCCAGACCCGGCAACTCATGCGGATGCGCAAGATCGGCGAAGAGCGGGCGGAAGCGCGAATCGATCAGCTCGCCAAGAGCCTTCACCGCGACCCCGAACTCGAGTCGCGGCTGCGGAACAGGGTCCGCGAACTGGGGCTGAAACCAACCGGGAAAGAAACGGTGTCGCACCAGATCCAGGAATGGCTCGGCCGCTCGCGCGACCGTGGACTTGGGATAAGCTGATCGGATGAGCGAAATGCACACCCCCAACGAGCTCGATCCTGCCGCTGCGTTCGAGGCCATGGGCCAGCGCCTGGCAGGACTTACCGCCGCCATCGACGGCCTCGCCGTCAAATTTCAGGAGATGCATGCCCGCGATTACAGCACCGAATTCGCGAAGATCGAAGGTCAGTTCCAGGCCGTGCGGCTGACGGTGAAGGAATTCACCGAGCGGCCTGTCATGGCGCTAACGCCGAAGACGGTCGCCGCGCAGATCGAAGCGGCTGGCAGGGATGGGCGGCTTGCCGATCAGCAGGCTTGGGAGCGGGCGCGAAGGGAGCTTCAGGCAGAGACGGCTACAATCGCCAGCGTCGTCACCAAGGCCCGTACAGGCGAGGCGCAGAAGAAGCAGATGACCATCGCGGTCGGCGCGACGCTTGTTTTCGCGGTCTTTCTGGGGGGTGTGGGTCGGGACTTCGTAACTTGGATGGCGCCCGCCAGTTTGCATTTTCCCGAGCAGCGGGCGGCGGCGATACTTGGACGCGATGAGTGGGCCGCCGGTGAGCGACTTCTGGTGGTCGCCGATCCTCAGAGGTGGGCGAAGATGCAGGCCGCTATCCGGTCAGTCGAGAATCAGAGCGCAGAAACCGGAAAGTCTGCCAACCAAAAGGCTAATCGCGCCGGGATAGGGCGCCCGAAGGCGCAGCGACTTCACGCGGCGGAATGACTGACTCTGCCAATAGCGGTCGATTGCACCGGGCGAAGCGGACGGTCGGCAACACGAATGTTTTAACGGCCGACGGTCTGCAGAAAAGCGTCTAGAAGCCGCTCCATCTCTGCGTCAGGCGACGTGCCAAGATCCTCAGCGCGCAGCAACCGGCAGAGCGTGGGAACATCTAGGTCAAGGATTAGCTTGCCGACGTCGCGCAACGCACCGTGCGTGGTAGCCGTTGCACTTGGGGACAAACCCTTTGGAGAGATCACGATCGCTGTCGCGCGGAGTGCCGTCGGGAAAAGATATTTTTCGGTCACGTGAATGAGATTGGGCTTTACCGGAGCAGCGTAATTTTTGAATTCGAACAACACGTACCGGCTGCGAAAATCCTCCACGAGCATCCGCGAGAAGACATCATCGCCCTTAACCTTCGCCAGAACGTCGAAGCGCTGTTCGTCGCCTCCAACATTCTCTTGCTCTTGCCAAGCATGAAATTGTCTATGGAATAGGTATCTTAGGGCTTCAACGCCCACCTCCTCAAACAGGCGCCACGCGGCGCCGGTCCGTCCGGACGGCAGGACGACACCGCTGTCGCGCCCGGTCGGCACGCTTTCAAGTTCGGTCGCCAACCGATCTCCCTCCGCGGGCAGCGGCGCTGTGGGTGCTGCCGGGGACGACATCATGCTTTGCAACGGTGTGATATCGGTCGGTTTCGATGTCGCCCGAAGATCGAGGGGGTTGTCGAAATCGTGGAGCGCCGAACTTAGTTCGCGATCCATTTCCATGAGCGCGCCGGTGAGCTTCTCGTTGCCCGAGGAAAGCGAAATTAGGTCTTCTATACCCAACAGCATGTGTTCCGGCGCGTTCGGCCTGGATTTTGGCATCTGTGCATGGCGGAGATTTGTGACGACGATGGCGTGATCAGCCTTGAACGCGAACCTCAGTCGCATTGCGTTGTCGAATGATCGGTCCAAGTCACGCAGCGCCGGCATACGCGACCGAAAGACCTTCACGTCAATGACGGTCCTAACATCGCCATTCCAGGTCGCGATGATATCGGCTTCGGCGTGCATGCTCTTAAAATCAGTCATTTGATCAGTTGCGACCGAGAAGCCATTTGCGGCGAAGATTTCGGCAACCAGCCGCTGGAAGCGCAGAGCGGGATGGCTGCCATTTGAATGCAGCCCTCTCATTTTGTCACTCACCGTGTCGTCATCCCTGTAAGCTTGGTCACCCGTGCCTCTAGGGAGTGCGATTGTGTTCGCAACTACATTTGACAGTCGTGGAGCATCTAGTCCGTAGAAGACATGGTATCTCGTTTGCGACTTGAAGCACTCGGTCCTCGAATAGCAACCCGCCGCTTGCGTGAACAACTGTTTCACGCCGAACCAGCCGTTCGCTATCATCCCCCTGAGTGAAGGTCTGCCCCAGGCGCAGCCGGCAGCAGTCGACCAGATATTGCCCTTCCCATGCAGTAGCGGGAATGCGCGCTCCCGCCGAAACCGGTCTTTCGCAACTTTGATAGCCTAGCAGCTACGCGCGTAAATTTGCGAAGTTCATGTGGCCCGGTGGCGATCCCGAAACGGGCCATTCGTTT encodes:
- a CDS encoding DUF6118 family protein translates to MSEMHTPNELDPAAAFEAMGQRLAGLTAAIDGLAVKFQEMHARDYSTEFAKIEGQFQAVRLTVKEFTERPVMALTPKTVAAQIEAAGRDGRLADQQAWERARRELQAETATIASVVTKARTGEAQKKQMTIAVGATLVFAVFLGGVGRDFVTWMAPASLHFPEQRAAAILGRDEWAAGERLLVVADPQRWAKMQAAIRSVENQSAETGKSANQKANRAGIGRPKAQRLHAAE